The following proteins are encoded in a genomic region of Amycolatopsis sulphurea:
- a CDS encoding Dyp-type peroxidase, giving the protein MTTGLAAGCHAASAPGPVVTTVAATGALQAGVTLPGTPQPHLLVVVTDVSVAPGPLLADLGRHVQALTAGADDRLLGLPTGDLTVTIGVGPRLVRESDPKLPGATDLAPSSHEAIAPEARGGDLLLQLCASDPLVPPVAAAALLARPGVRERWRQSGSRGPHVPVTGELSAPRNLLGFVDGIVGPRTDADRQRDLWLAGPAPVAGGTIAVVRRMELDLTRFAGLPVAAQEGVFGRRRDTGVPLSGGVIADGPELGAKTPDGRYLVPADAHIRRAHANVVGVGSMLRRSYSMDSPAPGLVFVSFQNDLRTFTATLAHMEGGDALLPFTTTTASGTFLILPGFDEGRPLGSTVFSS; this is encoded by the coding sequence GTGACCACCGGACTGGCCGCCGGGTGCCACGCCGCCTCCGCACCCGGTCCTGTGGTGACCACCGTTGCGGCCACCGGTGCCCTGCAGGCCGGGGTCACCCTCCCCGGGACGCCGCAACCGCACCTGCTGGTCGTGGTCACCGATGTTTCCGTTGCGCCAGGCCCATTACTGGCCGATCTCGGCCGGCACGTCCAAGCGCTCACCGCCGGCGCCGACGATCGTCTGCTGGGGTTGCCCACGGGCGATCTCACCGTGACGATCGGCGTCGGCCCGCGCCTGGTCCGGGAGAGCGACCCGAAACTGCCGGGCGCAACGGATCTCGCGCCGTCGTCGCATGAAGCGATCGCTCCGGAGGCGCGCGGTGGTGATTTGCTGCTCCAATTGTGTGCGAGTGATCCGCTGGTTCCGCCGGTCGCTGCGGCTGCGTTGCTGGCGCGGCCCGGCGTACGCGAACGTTGGCGGCAGTCGGGCAGCCGTGGTCCGCACGTGCCGGTGACCGGTGAGTTGAGCGCGCCGCGGAACCTGCTGGGTTTCGTGGACGGCATCGTCGGCCCGCGCACCGACGCCGACCGGCAACGAGATCTGTGGCTCGCCGGCCCGGCGCCGGTGGCGGGCGGGACGATCGCCGTGGTCCGGCGGATGGAACTCGACCTGACGCGGTTCGCCGGGTTGCCGGTCGCCGCGCAGGAGGGTGTTTTCGGCCGCCGCCGTGACACCGGGGTCCCGTTGTCCGGTGGTGTTATTGCCGACGGCCCCGAGCTGGGTGCGAAGACCCCGGACGGCCGCTATCTGGTGCCCGCGGACGCGCACATCCGCCGCGCGCACGCGAATGTCGTCGGCGTCGGGTCGATGCTTCGGCGCAGCTACAGCATGGACAGCCCGGCGCCGGGGTTGGTGTTCGTGAGTTTTCAGAACGACTTGCGCACTTTCACCGCCACCCTGGCGCATATGGAAGGTGGGGACGCTTTGCTGCCGTTCACGACTACTACTGCGAGCGGGACTTTTCTGATCCTGCCGGGTTTCGACGAGGGGCGTCCGTTGGGGTCGACGGTGTTCTCTTCTTGA
- a CDS encoding Clp protease N-terminal domain-containing protein — translation MTGAVKLDDLINAIKANNETDQLAQLTDAVYLGQHLGELADHLIGHFVDQARRSGASWTDIGASMGVTKQAAQKRFVPKADGPDTSATIERLYGRYTDRARHVIVAAQQAALDAKSPGIDTVHLVLGLLSEPAALAAGVLVFQGATLEAVKEAAEAKLPEPIDPAPNPVPFTPTAKKTMELTLREGLRLGHNYIGTEHLLLALLEQGEGGGYEVLTELGITKDAAEAKIKEAVAEIFATRQQ, via the coding sequence ATGACCGGTGCGGTGAAACTCGACGACCTCATCAACGCGATCAAAGCCAACAACGAAACCGACCAACTCGCCCAGCTGACCGACGCGGTGTACCTCGGGCAGCACCTCGGGGAGCTGGCCGACCATCTGATCGGCCACTTCGTGGATCAGGCCCGGCGGTCCGGCGCTTCGTGGACCGACATCGGCGCCAGCATGGGCGTGACCAAGCAGGCCGCGCAGAAGCGCTTCGTGCCCAAGGCCGACGGCCCCGACACCAGCGCGACGATCGAGCGGTTGTACGGCCGCTACACCGACCGCGCGCGGCATGTGATCGTCGCGGCACAGCAGGCGGCGCTCGACGCCAAAAGCCCGGGCATCGACACCGTCCACCTCGTGCTGGGGTTGCTATCCGAGCCCGCTGCGTTGGCCGCGGGGGTGCTTGTGTTCCAAGGCGCCACGCTGGAAGCGGTGAAGGAGGCCGCGGAGGCGAAGTTGCCGGAGCCGATCGACCCGGCGCCGAATCCGGTGCCGTTCACGCCTACGGCGAAGAAGACGATGGAGCTGACCCTGCGCGAGGGGCTGCGTCTCGGGCACAACTACATCGGCACCGAGCATCTCTTGCTGGCGCTGCTGGAACAGGGCGAGGGCGGCGGCTACGAAGTGCTGACCGAGCTGGGCATCACCAAGGACGCCGCCGAGGCCAAGATCAAGGAAGCCGTCGCGGAGATCTTCGCGACGCGGCAGCAGTAA
- a CDS encoding right-handed parallel beta-helix repeat-containing protein — MRFRAVAAILGLCTVLLSGCGSSSAEGHRPDGTGVTIRVPADAPTISAAVSLAQSGDLVLVAPGEYHETVKLDTPHVTLRGEVREKVVLDGQLQRDNGVVVSAPGVAVENLTVRNNTQNGVLVTGSVKAAAGLPGRDGGYDTGDEPIRFLDSFLVSHVTATRNGLYGIYAFSAQNGVIEQSYTSGGADSGIYVGQCKPCRTVVRDNVAELNAVGYEGTNAGGEMYVVGNRFSGNRVGLTADSDHQEKLLPQQDAVVAGNLVAGNQQAATPQQADGGWGIGVGIDGGSGNQVLRNRISGNANAGLVLTAGQDLPPQGNRITEGVFAGNGIDVGWTFPGTTKGSGNCVDSGELHTIPEGLATSATCPVAATAVSPAGTWPAPKPPPGIPFTEVAEPPAQPQFPDASAAGPTQVPAVPAFPDLTKVTVPAATLLADRASVRVP, encoded by the coding sequence ATGCGTTTTCGCGCCGTTGCGGCGATCCTGGGGTTGTGCACCGTGTTGCTCAGCGGCTGTGGTTCTTCGTCGGCCGAGGGACATCGCCCGGACGGTACGGGGGTCACGATCCGGGTACCGGCCGACGCCCCGACGATTTCCGCGGCCGTTTCCCTGGCACAGTCCGGAGATCTGGTGCTGGTCGCGCCAGGGGAATACCACGAAACGGTGAAGCTCGACACGCCGCACGTCACGCTCCGCGGCGAAGTGCGGGAGAAAGTAGTCCTCGACGGTCAATTGCAGCGGGACAACGGCGTCGTCGTTTCCGCACCCGGCGTCGCGGTGGAGAACCTGACGGTGCGGAACAACACGCAGAACGGCGTGCTCGTGACCGGTTCGGTGAAGGCCGCGGCGGGGCTGCCCGGCCGCGACGGCGGGTACGACACCGGCGACGAACCGATCCGGTTCCTGGACTCGTTCCTCGTCTCGCACGTCACCGCGACCCGCAATGGCCTCTACGGAATCTACGCATTTTCCGCGCAGAACGGCGTGATCGAGCAGTCGTACACGTCTGGCGGTGCCGATTCGGGAATCTACGTCGGTCAGTGCAAGCCCTGCCGGACGGTCGTGCGGGACAACGTCGCCGAGCTCAACGCGGTCGGCTACGAGGGCACGAACGCCGGCGGCGAGATGTACGTCGTCGGCAACCGGTTCAGCGGCAACCGGGTCGGGCTCACCGCCGATTCCGATCACCAGGAGAAACTGCTGCCGCAGCAGGACGCCGTGGTCGCCGGAAACCTGGTCGCGGGCAACCAGCAGGCGGCCACGCCGCAGCAGGCCGACGGCGGCTGGGGCATCGGGGTCGGCATCGACGGCGGCAGCGGCAATCAGGTGCTGCGCAACCGGATCAGCGGCAACGCCAACGCCGGGCTCGTGCTCACCGCGGGCCAGGACCTTCCGCCACAAGGCAACCGGATCACCGAGGGCGTCTTCGCCGGCAACGGCATCGACGTGGGCTGGACCTTTCCCGGAACCACGAAGGGCAGCGGAAACTGCGTTGATTCCGGGGAGCTACACACGATTCCGGAGGGACTCGCGACAAGCGCCACGTGTCCCGTAGCCGCGACCGCCGTTTCCCCGGCCGGCACCTGGCCGGCTCCGAAACCGCCGCCCGGGATCCCGTTCACTGAAGTGGCCGAACCACCGGCGCAGCCGCAGTTCCCGGACGCGAGCGCCGCCGGGCCGACCCAGGTCCCGGCCGTACCGGCATTTCCGGATCTCACGAAGGTCACGGTTCCGGCGGCCACCCTGCTGGCCGACCGGGCTTCGGTGCGGGTCCCCTGA
- a CDS encoding MBL fold metallo-hydrolase: protein MIDRSPGAARVERLADDGVFGYVQPDGSWFINNCGFVDAGGHTVLIDTCATERRTRALLAAVEATTGPVSTLVNTHHHTDHTNGNHLVPAATIVGHRKTRAAMLAAGLPHYDGVFEGADWGELALRVPEVVFDEWLTVYAGPTRIDLIHPGHAAHTTNDVLAWLPEQRVLFAGDLVFNGGSPFALMGSVAGWRAALDVIRELDPVVILPGHGPAGDLAMVDTVDAYLEFVQQTAERGQAAGRSPLAQATETDLGRFAALTEPERLAGSLHRAYAELDGAAWGADLDLAAALADMITYHGGPIHCFA, encoded by the coding sequence GTGATCGATCGTTCCCCCGGCGCGGCCCGCGTCGAGCGGCTGGCCGACGACGGCGTCTTCGGCTACGTGCAGCCAGATGGCTCCTGGTTCATCAACAACTGCGGGTTCGTCGATGCGGGCGGGCACACCGTGCTCATCGACACGTGTGCCACCGAGCGGCGCACCCGGGCGCTGCTCGCCGCGGTCGAAGCGACCACCGGACCGGTCAGCACCCTGGTCAACACCCACCACCACACCGACCACACGAACGGCAACCACCTGGTGCCCGCGGCCACCATCGTCGGCCACCGCAAGACGCGCGCGGCCATGCTCGCCGCGGGCCTCCCGCACTACGACGGCGTCTTCGAGGGCGCCGACTGGGGCGAACTCGCACTGCGCGTGCCCGAGGTCGTCTTCGACGAATGGCTGACCGTCTACGCCGGGCCGACCCGGATCGACCTGATCCACCCCGGGCACGCCGCGCACACCACCAACGACGTGCTCGCCTGGCTGCCGGAGCAGCGCGTGCTCTTCGCCGGCGATCTGGTGTTCAACGGGGGCAGCCCGTTCGCGCTGATGGGTTCGGTGGCTGGCTGGCGCGCCGCGCTGGACGTGATCCGGGAACTCGACCCGGTGGTGATCCTGCCCGGCCACGGGCCGGCCGGCGACCTCGCGATGGTGGACACAGTGGACGCCTACCTGGAATTCGTCCAGCAGACCGCCGAACGCGGCCAGGCGGCGGGCCGGTCACCGCTGGCGCAGGCCACTGAAACCGATCTCGGCCGGTTCGCCGCGCTCACCGAGCCGGAGCGGCTCGCCGGCAGCCTGCACCGCGCCTACGCCGAGCTGGACGGCGCGGCCTGGGGCGCGGACCTCGACCTGGCCGCCGCACTCGCGGACATGATCACCTACCACGGTGGTCCGATCCACTGCTTCGCCTGA
- a CDS encoding SdrD B-like domain-containing protein, translated as MSRSGRRTIGRSRLVRAAAAGLLLGSSAAAGMAATTGVAGAAAEDGKLTVQVLRDFFGTGIINTTMDTPQAGMSVVVTDPPGHQVRGRTDAAGKVVLPPSTTLTGGQYRVDVSIPDPYRAYLQAAPASTKKNHFDSFTTFVDLREGKDASVITGVWNPADHTPPDAKYYVPVQSPAVNTDGSAPDPNSRALVSFDRKNRGTCPADSPCPSVVNTQAQVGTTWGLAYDKHRGRIFQSAFAKRFTLYGPEGGGAIYTTPLKGGAPQLFAKVPGATATEHGNVDLRKDQNFVDASGKESLGGIALTEDGKTLYAVNLLDRTLVSFAATGATAKVEKTVRIPDPDCAAADDWRPFAVTAHDAKLYVGGICSAESTQKRADLKAVVYTYDGGKFTPVLTHGLDFARGYVIGGIHDDNTSHWNPWDTRFSSWDNFIKHGPGINPEPELASLAFSRDGSMILGFRDRFMDVFGSGIDPRPGRTGVATGMSGGDITMACAAPGGGYDWEGTGVCPNHSTDATNGHEPAGVVEYFPGDFFDPNRSGNGLHQEAAQGSVAYIPQQQWVISTQLDPAQNVSSDGVGYYDIDSGIGPGQNNPTHGYQFVDPANSFGKAGGLGDIAYQAADAPIQIGNLVWFDGDHNGIQDPHRTDEVALAKATVNLLDAGGKQVATTQTDKAGEYYFGGVGAEYQLKPGAKYTVQFDVCTADTDNVPEQPSATDLRFTLPTAGPDRAHDSNVVPPTSGRLCNGFAPVTAPAQAGGVDHTIDAGVYIPKPVPPTSPTNPVPPSTPVPPSNPAPGTPPGAPAGPAPAQAGNVGLASTGVPMLPALLIGGAVLLATGAGLVFASRRRLRLSQR; from the coding sequence ATGAGTCGAAGCGGCAGAAGAACCATCGGCAGATCCCGGCTGGTCCGCGCGGCCGCGGCCGGGCTCCTGCTGGGCAGCAGTGCGGCCGCCGGAATGGCGGCCACGACCGGGGTGGCCGGGGCCGCCGCCGAGGACGGGAAGCTCACCGTCCAAGTGCTCCGCGATTTCTTCGGTACCGGAATAATCAACACCACCATGGACACCCCGCAGGCCGGGATGTCCGTGGTGGTCACCGATCCACCGGGGCATCAGGTGCGCGGGCGGACGGACGCGGCGGGCAAGGTCGTACTGCCCCCGTCCACGACGCTGACCGGTGGGCAGTACCGGGTCGATGTGTCGATTCCGGACCCGTACCGCGCGTATTTACAGGCCGCGCCGGCGTCCACGAAGAAAAACCACTTCGACAGTTTCACCACGTTCGTGGATCTGCGCGAGGGCAAGGACGCCTCGGTGATCACCGGCGTCTGGAACCCGGCCGACCACACGCCGCCGGACGCGAAGTACTACGTGCCGGTGCAAAGCCCCGCGGTGAACACCGACGGCAGCGCGCCCGATCCGAACAGCCGCGCACTGGTCTCGTTCGACCGCAAGAACCGCGGCACCTGCCCGGCGGATTCGCCCTGCCCGTCCGTGGTGAACACGCAAGCGCAGGTCGGCACCACCTGGGGGCTGGCCTACGACAAGCACCGCGGCCGCATTTTCCAGTCGGCCTTCGCGAAGCGGTTCACCCTCTACGGCCCCGAAGGCGGCGGCGCGATCTACACGACCCCGCTCAAGGGCGGCGCACCGCAGCTGTTCGCGAAGGTGCCGGGCGCCACGGCCACCGAACACGGCAACGTGGACCTGCGCAAGGACCAGAATTTCGTGGATGCCTCCGGCAAGGAGAGCCTCGGCGGAATCGCGCTGACCGAGGACGGGAAGACGCTGTACGCGGTCAACCTGCTGGACCGCACGCTGGTCAGCTTCGCCGCCACCGGCGCCACTGCGAAGGTGGAGAAGACCGTCCGCATTCCGGACCCGGACTGCGCGGCAGCCGATGACTGGCGCCCGTTCGCCGTCACCGCGCACGACGCGAAACTGTACGTCGGCGGCATCTGCTCGGCGGAAAGCACGCAGAAGCGTGCGGACCTCAAGGCCGTGGTCTATACCTATGACGGCGGGAAATTCACGCCGGTGCTCACGCACGGTCTCGACTTCGCCCGCGGCTACGTGATCGGCGGGATCCACGACGACAACACCAGCCACTGGAATCCGTGGGACACCAGGTTCTCCTCGTGGGACAACTTCATCAAGCACGGGCCGGGGATCAACCCGGAGCCGGAGCTGGCAAGCCTGGCGTTCTCCCGCGACGGATCGATGATCCTCGGGTTCCGTGACCGGTTCATGGACGTCTTCGGCTCCGGCATCGACCCGCGACCGGGCCGGACCGGGGTAGCCACCGGCATGTCCGGCGGGGACATCACCATGGCGTGCGCGGCTCCGGGCGGCGGCTACGACTGGGAGGGCACCGGCGTGTGCCCGAACCACAGCACCGACGCGACGAACGGCCACGAGCCGGCCGGCGTCGTCGAGTACTTCCCGGGCGACTTCTTCGACCCCAACCGGTCCGGCAACGGCCTGCACCAGGAGGCGGCGCAAGGTTCGGTCGCCTACATCCCGCAGCAGCAGTGGGTGATCAGCACCCAGCTCGACCCGGCGCAGAACGTCAGCTCCGACGGTGTCGGCTACTACGACATCGACAGCGGTATCGGGCCCGGCCAGAATAATCCGACGCACGGGTACCAGTTCGTCGATCCGGCCAACAGCTTCGGCAAGGCCGGCGGGCTCGGCGACATCGCCTACCAGGCCGCGGACGCGCCGATCCAGATCGGCAACCTCGTCTGGTTCGACGGCGACCACAACGGTATCCAGGACCCGCACCGGACCGACGAGGTCGCACTGGCCAAGGCGACCGTGAACCTGCTCGACGCGGGCGGCAAGCAGGTCGCCACCACGCAGACCGACAAGGCGGGCGAGTACTACTTCGGCGGCGTCGGTGCCGAGTACCAGCTGAAGCCGGGCGCGAAGTACACCGTGCAGTTCGACGTCTGCACCGCGGACACGGACAACGTGCCCGAGCAGCCGTCGGCAACCGACCTGCGGTTCACCCTGCCGACGGCCGGACCGGACCGGGCACACGACTCCAACGTCGTCCCGCCGACCTCCGGGCGGCTCTGCAACGGCTTCGCGCCGGTCACCGCACCGGCTCAGGCCGGCGGGGTGGACCACACCATCGACGCGGGCGTCTACATCCCGAAGCCGGTGCCGCCGACCAGTCCCACTAACCCGGTGCCCCCGTCTACCCCGGTGCCCCCGTCTAACCCGGCGCCGGGCACGCCGCCGGGTGCGCCTGCTGGCCCGGCCCCGGCGCAGGCCGGAAACGTCGGACTGGCTTCGACCGGTGTGCCGATGCTGCCGGCGTTGCTGATCGGCGGTGCGGTGCTCCTCGCCACCGGTGCGGGGCTCGTGTTCGCCAGCCGCCGGAGGCTCCGCCTGTCCCAGCGGTAA
- the gndA gene encoding NADP-dependent phosphogluconate dehydrogenase: MSKKASIGVTGLAVMGRNLARNLARHGHTVALHNRSAERTRKLVEEFGDEGEFIPAYSAQEFVDALQRPRQIVIMVKAGEPTDAVIEEFAPLLEQGDVLIDAGNAHFADTRRREKALRERGLHFVGSGVSGGEEGALHGPSIMPGGSKESYESLGPLFEDISAKVDGEPCCTHIGADGAGHFVKMVHNGIEYADMQLIAESFDLLRGAAGYAPAEIAEVFKTWNTGRLDSYLIEITSEVLKHVDAGSGKPFVDVVEDAAEQKGTGRWTVQIGLDLGVPISGIAEAVFARSLSGSKPLREAARGLGGPSRAPLNGAALQTFADDVEQALYASKVVAYAQGFNQIQAGAAEYGWDIDLGRVASIWRGGCIIRAKFLNDITSAYAEEPGLPTLLTSGGFRKAVEDAQDSWRSVISTAVRLGIPTPGFSTALAYYDGLRADRLPAALVQGQRDFFGAHTYRRVDRPGSFHTLWAATDHSEVDA, from the coding sequence ATGAGCAAGAAGGCGAGCATCGGGGTCACCGGCCTCGCGGTCATGGGCCGTAACCTGGCGCGGAACCTGGCCCGGCACGGGCACACGGTCGCCCTGCACAACCGCTCCGCGGAGCGGACCCGCAAGCTCGTCGAGGAGTTCGGCGACGAGGGCGAGTTCATCCCGGCGTACTCCGCGCAGGAGTTCGTCGACGCTCTCCAGCGGCCGCGGCAGATCGTGATCATGGTCAAGGCGGGCGAGCCGACCGACGCGGTGATCGAGGAGTTCGCGCCCCTGTTGGAGCAGGGTGACGTACTCATCGACGCGGGCAACGCGCACTTCGCGGACACACGACGGCGTGAGAAGGCGCTGCGTGAGCGTGGCCTGCACTTCGTCGGCAGCGGCGTGTCCGGCGGCGAAGAAGGCGCCCTGCACGGTCCGAGCATCATGCCGGGTGGCTCAAAGGAGTCCTACGAGTCCCTCGGGCCGCTGTTCGAGGACATCTCGGCGAAGGTCGACGGCGAGCCGTGCTGCACGCACATCGGCGCGGACGGCGCGGGCCACTTCGTGAAGATGGTGCACAACGGCATCGAGTACGCCGACATGCAGCTGATCGCCGAGTCGTTCGACCTGCTGCGCGGTGCCGCGGGCTACGCGCCCGCCGAGATCGCCGAAGTGTTCAAGACCTGGAACACCGGGCGGCTCGACTCGTACCTGATCGAGATCACCTCCGAGGTGCTCAAGCACGTGGACGCCGGCTCCGGGAAGCCATTCGTGGACGTGGTGGAAGACGCTGCGGAACAGAAGGGCACCGGCCGCTGGACCGTGCAGATCGGACTGGACCTCGGCGTGCCGATCAGCGGGATCGCGGAAGCGGTGTTCGCGCGTTCGCTGTCCGGCTCGAAGCCGCTTCGTGAGGCCGCGCGCGGCCTGGGCGGCCCGTCGCGGGCGCCGTTGAACGGGGCCGCGCTGCAGACCTTCGCCGACGACGTGGAGCAAGCGCTGTACGCGTCGAAGGTGGTCGCGTACGCGCAGGGCTTCAACCAGATCCAGGCAGGCGCCGCAGAATACGGCTGGGACATCGACCTCGGCCGCGTCGCCTCGATCTGGCGTGGTGGCTGCATCATCCGCGCGAAGTTCCTCAACGACATCACGTCCGCGTACGCGGAGGAGCCTGGCTTGCCGACGCTGCTCACGTCCGGCGGATTCCGCAAGGCGGTGGAGGACGCGCAGGACTCGTGGCGTTCGGTCATCTCCACCGCCGTGCGTCTCGGCATCCCGACGCCGGGCTTCTCCACCGCACTGGCCTACTACGACGGCCTTCGGGCCGACCGTCTGCCCGCCGCCCTCGTCCAGGGACAGCGAGACTTCTTCGGCGCGCACACGTACCGCCGCGTCGACCGTCCCGGCTCGTTCCACACACTGTGGGCTGCCACCGACCACTCCGAGGTCGACGCCTGA
- a CDS encoding NAD(P)/FAD-dependent oxidoreductase — MSTETVLVVGAGQSGFQTAASLRDKGFAGQVVLIGDEPGVPYQRPPLSKAYLEGIAGDEQLRLRPEDFFVEKDIRLVPGRVAGIDRTTARVRLVDGSELGYDHLVLATGARNRSLPVPGADLDGVLMLRTRDDADRLRASLSAARDVVVIGGGFIGLEFAAHAGRPVTVVEAQDRLLARVASPEISGFFAEHHRAAGHTVLLGTGVSALRGAGRVESVELSDGRRLPADLVVVAVGVLPETALAEQSGLDVANGVVVDEHLCTGDPKIFAIGDCASFPCVQAGAVTRLESVQNAVDQGRSVAAAITGERARYDSLPWFWTDQTGAKLQIAGILAAANRTVVTGDRAAGRFSVLSFRDDVLIAVESVNRPPDHIAARRLFAAEPRPSYADLEADSFDLKAHLKTRATVSTQG; from the coding sequence ATGAGCACCGAGACCGTCCTCGTCGTCGGCGCCGGGCAGAGTGGGTTCCAGACCGCGGCGTCGTTGCGGGACAAGGGATTCGCCGGACAGGTGGTGCTGATCGGGGACGAGCCCGGCGTACCGTACCAGCGGCCCCCGCTGTCCAAGGCCTACCTCGAAGGTATCGCCGGGGACGAGCAGCTGCGCCTGCGGCCGGAGGACTTCTTCGTGGAGAAGGACATCCGCCTGGTGCCCGGCCGGGTGGCCGGAATCGATCGCACGACCGCGCGGGTCCGGCTCGTGGACGGTTCGGAACTCGGCTACGACCATCTGGTGCTCGCCACCGGCGCCCGCAACCGTTCGCTCCCGGTGCCCGGCGCCGATCTCGACGGCGTGCTGATGCTGCGCACCCGCGACGACGCCGATCGGCTGCGTGCCTCGCTGTCGGCCGCGCGCGACGTGGTGGTGATTGGCGGCGGCTTCATCGGCCTGGAATTCGCCGCGCACGCCGGTCGCCCGGTCACCGTGGTGGAGGCGCAGGACCGTCTGCTGGCGCGGGTCGCGTCACCGGAGATCTCCGGGTTCTTCGCCGAGCACCACCGCGCGGCCGGGCACACGGTGCTGCTCGGCACCGGTGTGAGCGCGCTGCGCGGCGCGGGACGCGTGGAGTCGGTCGAACTGTCGGACGGCCGCCGATTGCCTGCGGATCTCGTGGTGGTCGCGGTCGGCGTGCTGCCGGAGACGGCGCTGGCCGAGCAATCCGGGCTGGACGTGGCCAACGGCGTCGTGGTGGACGAGCATCTGTGCACCGGCGACCCGAAGATCTTCGCGATCGGCGACTGCGCCAGCTTCCCGTGTGTGCAGGCCGGCGCGGTGACGCGGCTGGAATCCGTGCAGAACGCGGTGGATCAGGGCCGTTCGGTGGCGGCGGCGATCACCGGCGAACGTGCCCGCTACGACAGCCTGCCGTGGTTCTGGACCGACCAGACCGGGGCGAAGCTGCAGATCGCGGGCATCCTCGCGGCGGCGAATCGGACCGTGGTCACCGGCGACCGGGCGGCGGGCAGGTTCTCCGTGCTCTCGTTCCGGGACGACGTGCTCATCGCGGTGGAGTCGGTCAACCGCCCGCCGGACCACATCGCCGCGCGGCGCCTGTTCGCTGCCGAACCGCGGCCGTCCTACGCCGACCTCGAAGCCGATTCGTTCGATCTCAAGGCACATCTCAAGACGCGAGCCACCGTGTCAACCCAAGGTTGA
- a CDS encoding helix-turn-helix domain-containing protein: MASTVTSRRKQLGNELRHARTAAKMTQQQVAEVLGCTQGKVNKIESGAVGVKLGDVRTMLNAFGIAGEEADTLMNLARAAAGQRGHWSGYRSVVPHWFRTFTDLEPAAAEIMTWHGERIPGPLQSEHYMLKQFTEAGATDVTSLVRNRLDRKAVFDQQQPPYYRFIISEGALRRAPGGFAPAVMLDQVEHLLALDRHPRVYVHVLPFGAKLAAVPNDFTIMRFPDRTRDFVYIEHSAGGLYLDDVKDFNIFVDSWDRLRGAALERGETRQFLKELAEIYRAQMQ, encoded by the coding sequence ATGGCGAGCACCGTCACCTCACGCCGCAAGCAGCTCGGGAACGAGCTGCGGCATGCTCGTACCGCCGCCAAGATGACGCAGCAGCAGGTGGCCGAGGTCCTCGGCTGCACCCAGGGCAAGGTCAACAAGATCGAGTCCGGTGCGGTGGGGGTCAAGCTCGGCGATGTCCGGACCATGCTCAACGCGTTCGGGATCGCCGGGGAAGAAGCCGACACGCTGATGAACCTGGCCCGCGCCGCGGCCGGGCAGCGTGGGCACTGGTCGGGCTACCGCTCGGTGGTGCCGCACTGGTTCCGCACGTTCACCGACCTCGAACCGGCCGCCGCGGAGATCATGACCTGGCACGGTGAGCGCATCCCGGGCCCCCTGCAGTCCGAGCACTACATGCTCAAGCAGTTCACCGAGGCGGGCGCCACCGACGTCACCTCGCTGGTGCGCAACCGGCTGGACCGCAAGGCGGTGTTCGACCAGCAGCAGCCGCCGTACTACCGGTTCATCATCAGCGAGGGCGCGCTGCGCCGGGCTCCCGGCGGGTTCGCGCCCGCGGTGATGCTGGACCAGGTCGAGCACCTGCTGGCCCTCGACCGGCACCCGCGGGTGTACGTGCACGTGCTGCCCTTCGGCGCGAAGCTCGCCGCGGTGCCCAACGACTTCACCATCATGCGGTTCCCGGACCGCACCCGTGACTTCGTCTACATCGAACACTCCGCGGGCGGGCTGTATCTCGACGATGTCAAGGACTTCAACATCTTCGTCGACTCCTGGGACCGGTTGCGCGGAGCGGCGCTGGAACGCGGGGAGACCCGTCAGTTCCTCAAGGAGCTGGCCGAGATCTACCGTGCCCAGATGCAGTGA